In the Orenia marismortui DSM 5156 genome, one interval contains:
- a CDS encoding AbrB/MazE/SpoVT family DNA-binding domain-containing protein — protein MKSTGIVRKIDELGRIVIPIELRRTLGIDVKDPLEIYVDNDRIIFRKYEPACTFCGNASDTIDFKNKIVCNECITEMQNNIA, from the coding sequence ATGAAATCAACAGGTATTGTTAGAAAGATAGATGAATTAGGTAGAATTGTTATTCCAATTGAATTAAGAAGAACGCTAGGTATCGATGTAAAAGATCCATTAGAAATTTATGTAGACAATGATAGAATTATATTTAGAAAATATGAGCCTGCTTGTACTTTCTGTGGAAATGCTAGTGATACCATAGACTTTAAAAATAAAATTGTTTGTAATGAATGCATCACTGAGATGCAAAATAATATTGCTTAA